The Odocoileus virginianus isolate 20LAN1187 ecotype Illinois chromosome 27, Ovbor_1.2, whole genome shotgun sequence genome has a window encoding:
- the LOC110138589 gene encoding olfactory receptor 2B11-like, with amino-acid sequence MELINKSHPEEFILLGFANRPWLELPVFIILLITYPMAMMGNIAIILVSKLDPRLHSPMYFFLTNLSFLDMCYTTSIVPQMLFNLGTSKKTISYMGCAVQLYFFHIMGGTECLLLAVMSFDRYVAICKPLHYTLIMKQRICILLVATTWLSGMSYAVSEATITLQLPLCGHNTLDHLVCEIPVLIKTACGEKGANELTLSVVCIFFLAVPLCLILISYACIGHAVFKIKSLEGRKKAFGTCSSHLIVVFLFYGPAISMYLQPPSSISRDQPKFMALFYGVVTPALNPFIYTLRNKDVKGALGNLMRSIFISK; translated from the coding sequence ATGGAACTAATTAACAAAAGCCATCCTGAAGAGTTTATTCTACTAGGTTTTGCTAACCGTCCTTGGCTAGAGCTTCCTGTATTCATTATTCTGCTTATAACATATCCTATGGCCATGATGGGAAACATAGCCATCATTCTGGTGTCCAAATTAGACCCCCGTCTGCACAGccccatgtatttcttcctcacCAACCTCTCCTTTTTGGATATGTGCTACACCACAAGCATTGTCCCTCAGATGCTCTTTAACCTGGGAACGTCTAAGAAGACTATCAGCTATATGGGATGTGCAGTTCAGCTTTATTTCTTCCACATAATGGGGGGCACAGAATGTCTGCTTTTGGCTGTTATGTCTTTTGAtcgctacgtggccatctgcaagcctctACACTACACCCTCATCATGAAACAGCGTATCTGTATCTTATTAGTGGCCACCACGTGGCTGAGTGGAATGTCCTATGCTGTCTCAGAGGCCACCATCACATTACAGTTACCACTGTGTGGTCACAATACCCTGGACCACTTGGTGTGTGAGATTCCTGTTCTGATAAAGACTGCCTGTGGTGAAAAGGGTGCTAATGAGCTCACACTCTCAGtggtatgcatttttttcttagctGTGCCACTGTGCTTAATTCTTATTTCCTATGCTTGCATTGGACATGCTGTATTTAAGATTAAATCtttggagggaaggaaaaaagccTTTGGGACATGTTCCTcccatctcattgtagttttcttattttatggcCCAGCCATTAGCATGTACCTTCAGCCCCCCTCCTCCATCTCAAGGGACCAGCCCAAGTTCATGGCTCTCTTCTATGGAGTGGTGACTCCTGCACTCAATCCTTTCATCTACACTCTGAGGAATAAGGATGTAAAGGGGGCACTGGGCAATCTGATGAGGAGCATTTTCATTTCCAAGTGA